The following is a genomic window from Homalodisca vitripennis isolate AUS2020 chromosome 5, UT_GWSS_2.1, whole genome shotgun sequence.
AATATGAGAAAGGTTAAGAGACGAATGTCTTATGCGaatacttttttttcaaaaacctgTGATAAAGAGGGAGACCACACATAATTTAGcaatcatttgtttcagtttccATGAACTTCCAACGACTGTCAAGGAAAATAATCAAATACTGAAGGAACACGTACAAGGAGCGGTACAACTGGGCCGGGATCAGATGTCCTCTCTTTCCAGACTGGAGGATAATCTGAACAAACTGGGGTCAACAATGATGCATATAGATGCTAAACTTAATAACCTGGACAACCGCCTCAAGGACCTACAGACACAAGTTAATCAGCAGGTGAGACCTCCTTAGAACTGGGTTAAGGTTATACAAGAAATATTGCATACAACTAAATGTATACAAACCAAATTTtgtgtatgtaaaaattaaagatCCATTATTCAATACAGGAATTCCTGATTGAATTGTTATTTAGTCCATATTTCGTGATTggagggatcacttctggcttataccttccagttgaacccacactgggtacagcaaaaaccgatgtgttacttaaatctgaaCAACTtcatggatatccaggagcggcacatcagtAACCGAAAAAGtggagattctggggcgcaagggacagtctataggtctagtctactgcgggagatgactgttggagttagtgggaTTAGTTCCCCAAGGGAAAAGGTTCTTGCAAGCCTAGACATGATGTCAACTACATAACTGGCATACCTTCGCCCAAAAAAGATGTTAATTCAAATTTccataaattcaaaaataaaattcttcatttcaagtactcttaaattttaattcttaaaattcaaaatttaccagaatgtaaaatatatttatcatgtaAGACACTTTTccaaaatatctatataaatttttGACATTTCTTTCCAAACATAGGCACACAAAAGTATGTCAAATATTTCTTTCAACCAAACATCACCCTGATATGCACATGTTCCAGATATACATTtgacatttaatattaaacaataaaagccaataaatagttaaaacacgAACATATCCAATTGAAATTAAACATGccctaatataatttaatcttgttCACACTTGTTCATTCACAATGGTCCTGACATTCGTGTCACAACTCGAAATGTTCTCATTTCTACGTGtcttttcattttgaaatttacaccaCGTGCAAAATTTTCGAAGCGCAAAAATccgattaaaaaaaactatagcaAATTGGTGCATAATACATGTACCACACATGctgttaaattgaaatttgaaaataatcgtgGAGTTAGATTTTGAATATATAAGACTTTTATATACAATTCACATGAtatcttgaaataaattcaatatattgtcCCATTACCTTTTTAACCAAACTAATAACAGACTTCTTTTTGCTCTTCactcaataaactaaataaaaatcacCTAGTTCTCTAAACCTTtcaataatttgaaaagaaaatcgAAAATATTTATCCGTCCGTTAgaacttaaaacttttaaatcctctgaataaaaaaaatattaaacttgaatACAGAAATAATCTTGACATAGTGTTCAATTAATTGCAATGAAAATCTAACACATTTTCCCTTGAACTAAACATAACTTCAATAACTCCTCTTGACCTCTTACTTTGACCAAAAAGTTATACTAACGGTTCCGTCTTATATTATCGGTACAACATGAAGAGATATCCCAGTATTTTAATACAACTCATAATACGTACATTACCTTTTTTTATTGACCAATGAAAAATTTCTAACGTCATTTTAAAGTTTCAGCATTCTAATAACCTCATTAATGAGGTTGATATAAggttattacattaataataaggTTATAACATTAATAAGGTCATTTGACAACAATCTAAGCAAagctgttttatttcttttttaattattgttttattctatGTCTTgagttattacttatttttttgttattctatTTCAGAGCAGCGAAATTGAAAGCATTGCCCACACAGTGGATAAGATGCAAGGTGAGATCAAGGAGATGACCGAAAATGTGACACGTAGCTTGGTTGCCCTGACAACGACGGGAGATGCCACCGGTCTGATCAGCCCTGCCCACGAGCATCTCCAGGGTATAAAGAACGAGCTGGGTGCAGTCATGGACAATGGCTTCCTCGAGGTGCAGAACAAGCTGGACGGCATCGAAAAGACTATCACGACAGGTCAATATGTACTCTTCACAACCATGACCGATGCGAGCGTCTTGGCTGAGGGTTGTGTTAGGAACAGTTATGAACAGCTCTTGGAGGAAGTGAAAAGTCTGGCTAACGTGGCACAGGTGATAAATCAGACAGCAGAAAATGTTTCAGACATGAAGATACACGTTGGTGATGGCGTCAACGAGATAATCCTGAATATTGAAAATTCAGCTCGGCTCCAGATAAAGGATTTCAACACGATGATGAAGAAAATGTTTGATGATGTAGTATTCACCATCTCAGAGAGTCAAAACGGAGGATTGATCAATCTGAGCACAAGTATTAAACACGAGTTGAGTCAGTTCATGAAACAGATTGGCAATACGTCCCTGCATCAGGGAACGTCCAGAGATCTTCAGGAGCAGACGGATATCATTGAGAGCAGGTCGGAACAGATTATCGGGCTTATTGGAAAGTTAGGGGAAAACTTCAATAAACAACAAGAGTGGCTGTTAGAGAAGATCCCAACCATCTGCAAAAACAATTCAGACCCTAACGAAAACGACAGAACGGATACGAATATGGATATAGACTCATCGTTTATAAGAATGCCGTCAGAGTAAATGCCGAATTCCAGGGAAACTGTAGATCCCGCGTGAGAGTGGGTGTGAATGAGAGTGGACTGGAACGACTATTTGATTTATTCCTTAATACacttaatgtatttgtttatgaaACATGCAACTTTAAACATTAACACATTAACATGCAATATCCAGACACTTAGCCTACGtttctaatattataattagaatGAATTGCTCTAGTATTCTAGTACTGAACTGACTGGTTTCCGTAACGAAACATATTTCTGAATGTTCTGTAGTGGTGAAGTTtagcgtgtatatatatatataattgaaaacttatttaaacttatattatatattatttaaaagattataaatgtatatactatTAAATTTCCATAGCTATAGTTCTTTCATTCATGCATAATGAAAGTAAGATTCATGGACTTAGAAAACAACAGAACATTTGTTAATTTTCTGTTGGATTATACAcatctgtatatttaaatttttttaatttcaaccgaattttaactacttttttaaacattgtcaACATGATTTTatactgttaaatatatatatatatatatatatatatatatatatatatatatagaatatgcTCAAAACATTATtggttttctataaaaatttaattttgcccTTCATTGGTTGTCCCCAACAAAGGAAAGGAACACAGTTTGGAGATCGGATAGCTTTAATCCTTCTTCCTCTGTTGCTTCTATGTATTTAGATGATCAATCTTTTTATGTCACTGTATCTTTGAGAACTCATAATTTTTCAAGGAATGTTAAGATTTGTGTATAGTTATTTCTTTATGCACACAATTTGTCATTATGTTAGGTTATATTTTAGAGACTAATTTTTGGCGATAACACTTTAACGAGTGAGGAGAAGGTGTCCCGTCTGATACAGAGATGCAAACAAAAACAGTCATGTGACATTAACGGCATGTCTATGTGGTTGTTCAAacgctgctttaagcacattttgACTCCACTGAAAATTTTATCAACATGTCTTTCGCTCAAGGCATTTTTCCTTCCACCCTGAAAAGAGCAAAAGTCACACCAAccttcaaaaaagacgatccttgccttacAAGCAACTATCATCTTATTTCAATTCTTCAAATTGAAGGTCAtaagcaaaattttcaaaaatcttttcgTGTCAAAATTAGAAGGGTTTTTTGAACGTTTTGATGGTCTTTGTTCTCATCAATTCggcttcagaaaaaacaaatccgcTATCAATGCCGTCACAAATTTAATCAAAAccgttgtcgatggactggagagacGGGAACATGTGCTAGGCATATTCCTTGATCTGTCTAAAGCATTCGAATGTGTACATCATgagacattgttgtgccagttgaagacatgtggtgttcgaAGTCTGCCGCACGAATGGCTTTCGTCTTATCTCAGAGGTAGAAgacagtgtgtgcagattgcgaattgcctgtcagaaaaagtaaaaatggcCTATGGTGTCCCGCAGGGATCTGTCCTTGGACCAGTACTATTTCTTGTGTACGTAAATAGGTTGAATTCGTCGCTCCTAACAGGTAAAATGGTTCAatacgctgacgatacaacgctctgtttcaaagctaaaacaaagaaaaagttaTAAGTCAATACTTTTAtggaactgaattcatgtattcagtatttctcaacATTGAACCTGAGAGCAAACAGTTCCAAAtcatatgtgttaaatttttgccttcggcaataTGATCCCGAGGATTGCATtactgtgatggtggatgatgtccTCCTAGAGGAAAAATGattctaccaagttcctagggattcgtcttgatcgagggctgacatgggatGATCACATAGAAAGCATCTGTTGAAATGTTTCTTGGGGCATCATTTTTTACGAAATCTCTCCAAGTTTTGCTCCGTGGATTTACTAAGAACGATTTATTTTGGCCTTATATATTCTCATATAACATACAGgctgagactatggggcagctgttccatatataaatttgaaagagtatttagaaatGAAAAGAAAGACGTCcgaataattaattgaaattcagCCAGAAAGTTTGCCTCGGTTTGTTATTCCTACAGTCATTACACAGCTTACATTTATTCGtcgtacaaatacaaaatactgggAAATGCGACATTGCTTGTAGTGACTCGATCTCCTGTCAAATGTATTGcctacttttattgtaaatacagtaaatgttattaaattacgTCTAAGAGTAGTTGTGGTTAGTATTTTGGAATACAGTTGtgattatgtttattattatatataagtagTGTACATTCCAAACTCGGTCCTAATTTACACAAGGACACAGCTAGTGAGGGGGGTCTAAGGGCTGagcccccccaaattttaaatttacttttttagtaaacgatcgatcatcattatttaaataattcagtattactgacatgtactgctgaaagatcgttctcaacaaacgAAAGGGTCAAgaaatttttaaggaacaaaatggggccttactctctgtccactacaggaagaTATCAGTTTTTTGGACGCCCCCTTAAACTTTTTCCCTGGCTTCGTTCTGGAGCTTACCCACTAGTTTTGTGTGATTCAATATCAAACATGTAAACATCTACAAAacctttcgtatttataatatgtacaacTCACAAAATACAGACAATAGTAAATTAAGAGTTGAAAAAACGTGTACCGCCCCTGTATTTAGTTAGGGCTCATTTGTATTCTT
Proteins encoded in this region:
- the LOC124361904 gene encoding uncharacterized protein LOC124361904 isoform X1, which codes for MMYIQASTMKCTQLVFLVLCCISSIQTHFHSHYHQHSTAFHELPTTVKENNQILKEHVQGAVQLGRDQMSSLSRLEDNLNKLGSTMMHIDAKLNNLDNRLKDLQTQVNQQSSEIESIAHTVDKMQGEIKEMTENVTRSLVALTTTGDATGLISPAHEHLQGIKNELGAVMDNGFLEVQNKLDGIEKTITTGQYVLFTTMTDASVLAEGCVRNSYEQLLEEVKSLANVAQVINQTAENVSDMKIHVGDGVNEIILNIENSARLQIKDFNTMMKKMFDDVVFTISESQNGGLINLSTSIKHELSQFMKQIGNTSLHQGTSRDLQEQTDIIESRSEQIIGLIGKLGENFNKQQEWLLEKIPTICKNNSDPNENDRTDTNMDIDSSFIRMPSE
- the LOC124361904 gene encoding uncharacterized protein LOC124361904 isoform X2, with amino-acid sequence MSSLSRLEDNLNKLGSTMMHIDAKLNNLDNRLKDLQTQVNQQSSEIESIAHTVDKMQGEIKEMTENVTRSLVALTTTGDATGLISPAHEHLQGIKNELGAVMDNGFLEVQNKLDGIEKTITTGQYVLFTTMTDASVLAEGCVRNSYEQLLEEVKSLANVAQVINQTAENVSDMKIHVGDGVNEIILNIENSARLQIKDFNTMMKKMFDDVVFTISESQNGGLINLSTSIKHELSQFMKQIGNTSLHQGTSRDLQEQTDIIESRSEQIIGLIGKLGENFNKQQEWLLEKIPTICKNNSDPNENDRTDTNMDIDSSFIRMPSE